The nucleotide window GTCGAGGATGCCGTCGTCGATGAGCGCGTCGGGCAGGAACTGGATGTTGCCGGGCAGCAGCCCGCAATTGGCGATCAGGATCGTGCTCACCGTCGCCTGGTGCTCGCTGCGGGTGCCCAGGTTGTAGCGGATCCGGAACGGTTCGGCCTTGGGGATGGCGCGCATGCCGGCGTCGACGTAGGCCAGCCAGCCCACCTGCTTCTTCAGGTCGGGGCGGGTGGCGGCGATCATCTGCGCGTCGAGGCCGAGGCCGGCCATGACCAGGAAGACATGGTCGTCGATACGCTCATCGGGGAAGGTGACGGACGCCACCCCGAGGTCGATGGCCTTGGTGTCGCCGGTGAAGGCGATACCGATCGCGTCGTCGAGGCTGTTCAGGGGCAGCTGCAGGTTGCGGGCCAGCAGGTTGCCGGTTCCCACCGGCAGCACGCCGAGCGGCACTTCGGAGGCGCGCAGGGACTCCGCCACGGCGCGCACAGTTCCGTCGCCACCCGCCACCAGCACCAGATCCACGCCGTGGCGCAGCGCCTGACGGGTCACCCGCTGGCCCGGGTCCGCCACCGAGGTCTCGAACCACAGGGTTTCGGCCCACCCGGCCGCCTCGGCGACAGCGGTGACGCCGGCCATCAGCCGCACGGCATCCGTCTTCACCGGGTTGTAGATCACCGCGGCGCGGCGCTCGGCAGGGCTGTCATCACTGGAGGTCGATTCAGAGGCCGAACTGGAGGGCTGCACCCGCACAGGCTATAGCAAGGGGGTGCGGGCTGCGCTTGTAGACTGGCCGAGTGATTGATCCGGTGCTGTTACGCGAAAATCCCGACCTCGTCAAGCGATCGCAGGAGGCGCGGGGGGATTCCGTCGACGCCGTCGACGAGGCGCTCGCCGCCGACGCCGAGCGACGAGCCTCGATCACCGCGTTCGAAGCTCTGCGCGCGTCGCAGAACGCCTTCGGCAAGACGGTGGCCCAGGCCCCGCCAGCCGAGAAGAAGGCGCTCGTCGCCCAGGCTCAGAGCCTCGCCGCCGAGGTCAAGGCGGCCGGTGTCGTCGCCGCAGAGGCCGAGGCCCGCTTCACCACCGTGATGCGCACCATCGCCAACCCGATCATCGACGGCGTGCCCGCCGGCGGCGAAGACAACTTCGCCACCCTGCGCACCCACGGCGAGATCCCCACCTTCGACTTCGAGGCCCGCGACCACCTCGAACTCGGCGAGATGCTCGGCGCCATCGACATGAACCGGGGCGCCAAGGTGTCGGGGGCCCGCTTCTACTTCCTGCGCGGTATCGGCGCCAGGCTCGAGATCGCGCTGATGAACATGGCGCTCGACCACGCCCTCGCGGCCGACTTCATCCCCATGATCACGCCCACCCTGGTGCGCCCAGAGATCATGGACGGCACCGGGTTCCTCGGCGAGCACGCCGACGAGATCTACTACCTGCCCGCGGACGACCTCTACCTCACCGGCACCAGCGAGGTCGCGCTCGCCGGGTACCACAGCGACGAGATCCTCGACCTCACCGACGGCCCGCTGCGCTACGCCGGCTGGTCCACCTGCTACCGCCGCGAGGCCGGTTCGGGCGGCCGGGACACCCGCGGCATCATCCGGGTGCACCAGTTCAACAAGCTCGAGATGTTCACCTACGTGCTGCCGGAGAACGCCGAGGCCGAGCACGCCCGCCTCGTGGCCCTGCAGGAAGGCATGCTGCAGGCCCTCGGCCTGAGCTACCGCGTGATCGACGTCGCCGCCGGCGACCTCGGCTCCAGCGCCGCCCGCAAGTTCGACATCGAGGCCTGGGTGCCCACCCAGAACGCGTACCGCGAGCTCACCAGCACCAGCAACTGCACGAGCTACCAGGCGCGCCGCCTCGACATCCGCTACCGCACCGAGTCGGGCAAGACCGCCCCGGTCGCCACCCTCAACGGCACCCTGGCCACCACGCGGTGGATCGTCGCGATCCTGGAGACCCACCAGCAGGCCGACGGCTCGGTCATCGTGCCGGAGGCGCTGCGACCGTACCTCGGCGGACTCGACGTGCTCACGCCCATCCGATGACCGTCGTCACTGACGCCCCCTGGCTCATTGCCCTCGACATCGACGGCACGACCCTGCACGAAGACGGCTCCATCAGCGAGGCCGTGATCAGGCAGATCCGCCGGGTGTCAGAGGCCGGGCACGAGATCATGCTCGCCACCGGACGCAGCGCCGCCGCGACCCTGCCCGTGCTGGACAGGCTCGAGATCACCCCGCAGTTCGTGGTCTGCTCCAACGGCGCCATCACGCTGCACCGTGACGCGGATGCGCCAATGGGCTACCGACGCGAATGGGTGGAGACGTTCGACCCGAGCGACGTGCTCCTCTCCATCCGCTCACACCTCTCCAGCGCCAGATACGCCGTCGAAGACGAGCACGGCTACTACCGCTACACCGAGCCGTTCCCGGACGCCACCATCGGCATCGACAGCGAACACGTCGACTTCGAGGAGCTGCTCCTGCACGACGCCACCCGCGTCGTCGTGGTGTCACCTGACCACGACATGGAGGACTTCCTCCAGGTGGTGGAACAGATGGGCCTCAACCGGGTGAGCTATGCGATCGGGTGGACCGCCTGGCTCGATATCGCGCCGGACGGCGTGAACAAGGCCACGGCCATGGAGCGGGTGCGCGCGGAGATCGGCATCCCGCGCAGTCGGGTGATGGCCGTCGGGGACGGTCGCAACGACATCGACATGCTGCTCTGGGCCGGCGCCCAGGGACGCGGTGTGGCCATGGGACAGTCGCCGGAGGACGTGCTCGAAGCGGCCAGCGAACTCACCGTGAGTGTCGACGACGACGGCCTCGCCGTGGTCCTGAGCAGCCTCTAGCAAGGAGCCGTACGCCTGTGCAGGACCTTGCCAGACTGGCGTGTCAGGCTGCACATTCCGTGATCGGCTAAGATCGGGCGCAGTTCGAAGTTGGATCACGCCCCGCACGGGACGCCTCCGGCGACGAACACGGGAGGGCTGTCCGAGCGGCCGATGGAGCCAGTCTTGAAAACTGGTGGGCAGAAATGTCTCGTGGGTTCGAATCCCACGCCCTCCGCGCCGCGAGGCGCTGCACCTGCATAATGACGAAAGGATCTGAGTGAGCGACCAGTTGCGCCCCCGCTCGAAACGATCAAAGCAGATCAGCACCATCGCCAGGCACGGCAGGCTCAAGCGGTCCAACGCGTTCGCCAACGTCGCCAAGGTCCTCGCCGGCGCGCTCGCCGTTGTCATGGTCAGCGGGGTGTCCGTCGCGGCTCTCGCCACCCTCAACGTGGCCTCCAGTGTGAAGCCCGCCGTCGTGCTCGAGAACGAGACCGACGGCCCCGCTCCCAAGATCGACTCGATCGACGGCGGCGCCAACCTGCTGCTCGTCGGCAGCGACAGCCGCGAAGGCCAGGGCGACGGCTTCGGCGATCCCGCCGAGGAAACCGCCGTGCTCAACGACGTGACGATGCTCATGCACATCGCCGAAGACCACAGCAGCGCCACGGTAATCAGTTTTCCCCGGGACACCTTCGTGCCGATCCCGTCCTGCCCGGATCCCAACGGCGGCGACTTCAGCGCCATGAGCAGCCAGAAGATCAACACCACGCTCAACTACGGCGGCCTGGCCTGCACGGTCAAAACCGTCGAGGCGCTCACCGGCCTGTCGATCCCCTATGCCGCGCTCATCCAGTTCAACGGTGTGGCCGCGATGTCCGAGGCGGTCGGCGGAGTGCCCGTGTGTATCGCCGAGCCCATCGTCGACGAGTACACCGACCTCAACCTCAGCGCCGGCGAACACGAGCTCAAGGGCCTCGAGGCCCTGCAATTCCTGCGCACCCGCCACGGCGTCGGCGACGGCAGCGACCTGGGCCGCATCAGCAACCAGCAGGTGTTCCTGTCCTCGCTCGTGCGCACCCTGAAGAGCGCCGAAACCCTCAGCGACCCGCTCAAGCTCTATTCCATCGCCAAGGCCGCCGTCGACAACATGGAGCTGTCCACGTCACTGCAGAGCATGGACACCATGGTGTCCATCGCCATGGCCCTCAAGGACATCCCGCTCGAGAAGGTCGTCTTCGTGCAGTACCCGGTCAACTACGTTGACGGGGGCGTCGAACCGGACGAGACCGCTGCCGCCGACCTGATCGCCGATATCAACGCGGATGTCTCCCCGACGCTGGATCCCGGCGACGCCAGCTACCTGTCGGTCGCCGATCCCGCGGCGACTGCGGACCCCGCGGCGACGGCGGACCCTGCTGCCACTGCCGACCCCGCTGCGGACCCCGCCGCGGAACCGACGGACACGGCGACTGCCCTCCCGTCGAACGTCTACGGGCAGGACGCCTCGCAGCTCACCTGCTCGGCCGGACGGGCCGTCGAGGACCAGTAAGACCTCCGTCCGCGGCATCCGTTGAGCCAATGTGCAAACGGATGCCGCGGTGCCGTTAGTATGGTGGATGTGCGTTTGCGAAAGCTCTCGCTCGGGAGACGTCGCATAGCCCGGCTTAGTGCACCACCCTGCTAAGGTGGAGTGCCCCTCACGGGGCACCGAGGGTTCAAATCCCTCCGTCTCCGCTCTTCAAAAAACCCGCCTCATCACTCCGATGGGGCGGGTTTTTCGTGCACGAGGTGCCCGGCGAGTCTGCCGCGTCATGGAACTCGCGAGAGCCTGACGACGGTCACCGGAGTGAGGTCCACGGTGACCCGCTCCGGGTCGACGCCGGCCGCGGCCAGCGCCGTTTCCAGCTCAGCGGTCCCTGGCGCCGGTGGGGTGCCCTGCACGTGCAGGATCACCTCGGTGCCCTGCGTCGAGACGCCGGTGACCGACCAGCCGACGCCGGCGGCCCAGTCCCGGCCCACGGTCTGCACGGTGCCCTCGAGGTTGCTCTGCGCGGTGACGGTGACGCTCGTGACGGTGAGCGGAATGCCGATGAGCACCAGCATGCCGGCGAGCAGGGCCACGGGGGCCAGCAGGCTCGGTGCGGTGTGGTCGCCTGGCGCTCGCCGGCGGGTGAGCCGGCTCACGCCGTAGACCGACATCACCACGATGCCGGTGCCGAGGATCGCGACGACGTTGGTGAGGAACAAGAGCAGGGCGCCCAGGAACTGGGCGACCGACCCGGATTCGAGCACGAGGCCGGCTACGGAGAGTGGCGGCACGAGGGAGATGGCGATCGCGACGCCGGGCAGCGTGTCGGAGATGTCCCGGCGCACCAGCGCCACCGAGCCGACGACGCCGGTGCCCAGCGCCGCCAACAGGTCGATCAGCCGGGGGCTCACCCGGGCGGCGACCTGGGCGTTGGTGGCGGCCAGCACCGGTGTCTGCACGAGCAGCCCGACCGCGAAGCCGATCAGCACCGCGGCCGCGGCGCCGCCGAGCACGAGCAGCAGCGACCGCCCCAGGTTGGCCCGGTCGCCCAGCACCGTGGCAAGCATGGTGCCGAGGATCGGCGTCATCAGGGGTGCCACGATCATGGCGCCGATGACGGTGGCCGTGGAGTCGCCCACGATGCCCGCCGAAGCGATGATCGAGGCCAGCACCAGCAGCATCCAGAACCTGGAGTACCGCGCACCGGACGACGAGCCGTCGAAGAAGACGGCGTCGCGCATGTCAGCTGAGGTGTTGAACCGGTCGGCCACGCTGTGAACCTATCCCCGCAGCGCTGTCGGGGGTAGGCGCGCCAGAATGGGGCATGGCCACCAGACTGCTG belongs to Cryobacterium sp. SO2 and includes:
- a CDS encoding diacylglycerol kinase family protein encodes the protein MQPSSSASESTSSDDSPAERRAAVIYNPVKTDAVRLMAGVTAVAEAAGWAETLWFETSVADPGQRVTRQALRHGVDLVLVAGGDGTVRAVAESLRASEVPLGVLPVGTGNLLARNLQLPLNSLDDAIGIAFTGDTKAIDLGVASVTFPDERIDDHVFLVMAGLGLDAQMIAATRPDLKKQVGWLAYVDAGMRAIPKAEPFRIRYNLGTRSEHQATVSTILIANCGLLPGNIQFLPDALIDDGILDIAVLQPKGFLGWLKIWRRVTWQNGVLRRSAVGRRIIELTETDNERAMTTLLGTDIRIVPEKPQEFELDGDEFGLVKSVFLRADAGALLVRVPAARQVSAA
- the serS gene encoding serine--tRNA ligase, encoding MIDPVLLRENPDLVKRSQEARGDSVDAVDEALAADAERRASITAFEALRASQNAFGKTVAQAPPAEKKALVAQAQSLAAEVKAAGVVAAEAEARFTTVMRTIANPIIDGVPAGGEDNFATLRTHGEIPTFDFEARDHLELGEMLGAIDMNRGAKVSGARFYFLRGIGARLEIALMNMALDHALAADFIPMITPTLVRPEIMDGTGFLGEHADEIYYLPADDLYLTGTSEVALAGYHSDEILDLTDGPLRYAGWSTCYRREAGSGGRDTRGIIRVHQFNKLEMFTYVLPENAEAEHARLVALQEGMLQALGLSYRVIDVAAGDLGSSAARKFDIEAWVPTQNAYRELTSTSNCTSYQARRLDIRYRTESGKTAPVATLNGTLATTRWIVAILETHQQADGSVIVPEALRPYLGGLDVLTPIR
- a CDS encoding HAD family hydrolase; this translates as MTVVTDAPWLIALDIDGTTLHEDGSISEAVIRQIRRVSEAGHEIMLATGRSAAATLPVLDRLEITPQFVVCSNGAITLHRDADAPMGYRREWVETFDPSDVLLSIRSHLSSARYAVEDEHGYYRYTEPFPDATIGIDSEHVDFEELLLHDATRVVVVSPDHDMEDFLQVVEQMGLNRVSYAIGWTAWLDIAPDGVNKATAMERVRAEIGIPRSRVMAVGDGRNDIDMLLWAGAQGRGVAMGQSPEDVLEAASELTVSVDDDGLAVVLSSL
- a CDS encoding LCP family protein encodes the protein MSDQLRPRSKRSKQISTIARHGRLKRSNAFANVAKVLAGALAVVMVSGVSVAALATLNVASSVKPAVVLENETDGPAPKIDSIDGGANLLLVGSDSREGQGDGFGDPAEETAVLNDVTMLMHIAEDHSSATVISFPRDTFVPIPSCPDPNGGDFSAMSSQKINTTLNYGGLACTVKTVEALTGLSIPYAALIQFNGVAAMSEAVGGVPVCIAEPIVDEYTDLNLSAGEHELKGLEALQFLRTRHGVGDGSDLGRISNQQVFLSSLVRTLKSAETLSDPLKLYSIAKAAVDNMELSTSLQSMDTMVSIAMALKDIPLEKVVFVQYPVNYVDGGVEPDETAAADLIADINADVSPTLDPGDASYLSVADPAATADPAATADPAATADPAADPAAEPTDTATALPSNVYGQDASQLTCSAGRAVEDQ
- a CDS encoding DUF389 domain-containing protein, which gives rise to MADRFNTSADMRDAVFFDGSSSGARYSRFWMLLVLASIIASAGIVGDSTATVIGAMIVAPLMTPILGTMLATVLGDRANLGRSLLLVLGGAAAAVLIGFAVGLLVQTPVLAATNAQVAARVSPRLIDLLAALGTGVVGSVALVRRDISDTLPGVAIAISLVPPLSVAGLVLESGSVAQFLGALLLFLTNVVAILGTGIVVMSVYGVSRLTRRRAPGDHTAPSLLAPVALLAGMLVLIGIPLTVTSVTVTAQSNLEGTVQTVGRDWAAGVGWSVTGVSTQGTEVILHVQGTPPAPGTAELETALAAAGVDPERVTVDLTPVTVVRLSRVP